The genomic region GCGTGGCCGACTCGCCGCACATCGCCGACCCGGGAGCCCTGGGCCTGGGCGCGTTCGCCATGACGACATTCGTCCTGAGCGTGTTCAACGCAGGACTGATCAACGTCTCCGTCGAGGCGGTCGTCCTCCCCATCGCTTTCTTCTACGGCGGGATCGTGCAACTGCTCGCCGGTATGTGGGAGTTCCGGCGGGGCAACACCTTCGCGGCCACCGCGTTCGCCTCGTACGGCGCCTTCTGGCTCACGTTCGCCGGGTTCATCACACGGATCGCGCCGCACCTGTCCCCGACCCACGCCTACCAGGCGCTCGGCGTGTACCTCCTGGCCTGGGCGATCTTCACCGCGTACATGATGCTTGCCGCGCTGCGCGTCAACGTGGCCGTTCTCGGTGTCTTCGTCGCCCTGACCGTCACCTTCGTCCTGCTGACGATCGGCGCGTTCGGGCAGTCGAGCTCGATGGACAAGGCAGGCGGATGGGCGGGGCTGGTCACCGCGGCGATCGCCTGGTACGCCTCGTTCGCCTACGTCACCAACAACACCTGGAAGAAGACGCTGCTCCCGGTGGGTTCCCTGCGCCGATGAGGCGCCCCACCGGTCCGTGACGTTCCCGCCCTGTGCCGTACTTC from Streptomyces sp. NBC_01267 harbors:
- a CDS encoding acetate uptake transporter is translated as MVATKEELGSQSPPGATPAAGTRVADSPHIADPGALGLGAFAMTTFVLSVFNAGLINVSVEAVVLPIAFFYGGIVQLLAGMWEFRRGNTFAATAFASYGAFWLTFAGFITRIAPHLSPTHAYQALGVYLLAWAIFTAYMMLAALRVNVAVLGVFVALTVTFVLLTIGAFGQSSSMDKAGGWAGLVTAAIAWYASFAYVTNNTWKKTLLPVGSLRR